The DNA sequence GGAAAAGGAATTGCGATCGCACAAGGAGAAGGTATTGCCATTTTACCCATAGAAAGTGAAAACAGAGAAAAAATAGTTAATTTTCTGCCTAAATATGGGCAGGTTTTAACCTTTAGCAATGATGGTAGTAGTGCGGCAATGATTAACTTCAATAAAGATAACTCAGAGTTACGTTATACCCGCTCTTTGTTTTACGTCAATAATCAAGGAGTAGAGAAAGAGTTAATTAACATCAAAGGCTCAATCATTGATTGTAAATTTAATGGTAATGGGAATCAACTTTTTTGCCTTTTAACCGAATTAATGGAAACCGAAACAGAATTAATTGAAAAGCCTTATTTCGTAGCCATTGATATTCAATCAGGAAAAATAGTCCCCCTAGTGGCTTTACCTAAATATCAAGACATAAAAATTAGTATGGCACCCGATGGATTAGGTATTTTATTTGATCAACTAATCACGGAAAATGATTTGCCGAAAAAAGCCTTAAAAAATTTACCAACCAATGAGGATTTATTAACTAATTCAGCAGAATTAATTGTCGGTAGTCGTCTTTGGCTATTAACTCTACCTACCTCTGAATTTCCCCAAGCAAAATTAGAGGAATTACCCATTTCGGGATTTAAACCCCAATGGAGTCCTTAGTAATAATCTTAGATTAAATACAATTGAAATCATGCTCAGGTTAATAATAGTTTTAACTCCTAATTCCTAACACAATCTGAGTTCGATGAAAAAAGTATTGAAAAATAAGGAGTTGAGACTTAATAATTGGCGAAATTTTCTCTGAAAAAATCAGCTTTCTTGAGAAAAAATGTATTTAAAATCAATGTAACCTAGTTTATGTTAATTATAAATACTATTGCCTTTTGCCTACCTTAACCGACAAATTTATATCGAACTCAGATTAACATAATACCCTTTTAAAACTGATTATTTAAGAAACTAGAAATCAAAGAAAGTACAATTGAACCTAACAAAGCATCAACAAAATTATTAATGGTTAAACCGGGGGTGAAATAAGCCGCTAAGTAAAAACAGATGGCGTTAATCACAAATAGGAATAAACCTAAAGTTAAAATCGTTGCGGGTAGGGTAAACAAAATTAAAATTGGTTTAACAATCGCATTAACTATACCAAAAACCAGAGCCGCTATAAGGGCGGCAGTGATATTACTAATCACAATGCCGGGGATGATATAAGCTGTTATCATCATGGAAATTGCGGTGATGATTAAAGTTATTAGAAACGGTGGCATATCAGTATTTTTTTTTTTACAACTTTACTTCTTAATTATATAACAATGATTTTTGATTGAAAGTGATTATCTCTGGTTTTAAGTGGGTAAGTAACCTCAGTTCAGTTTAAGAGAGTATCAATTAGGTAATGTTATGATATAGACTGATCCTATCATCGTTAATTAACCATGTCTCATCAATGCCCTCGATGTCATAATACTAAAATCATCAAAAACAATTTTGCTCGTGGTCAACAAAGGTTTAAATGTAAGCACTGTAACTATCAGTTCACTACGGATAAGATCGAGCGAGGTAAACCTATGTGGATGAAACTAGAAACAGTAATTCTGTATTGCAGTGGAATGTCTATGAATTCGATGGCAAAGCTCCTCAATGTTTCTGCTCAGACTATTCTAAATTGGATTAGAGCTTTGGCACTAGAAAATTATGAAAAGCCTGAACCCTGCGAAGGGGTAGTCGTGGAACTAGATGAACTTTGGCATTTTATAGAGTCAAAAAAAACAAGTTATGGATCTGGAAAGCTTGTGACCGTGATACTAACAGACTTATCGACTGGGAATTGGGAAACCGTGATAGTGAAACCCTCAAAAAACTTTTAATTAGATTACGAAAATGGGATGTAACAGTCTACTGTACTGATAATTGGAAACCCTACCAATATTTATTTTCCAACATTTTAGCAGTGATATTAGTAATTAAATTACCGTAAGTATCAATATATTGAATTGAACCGATTATTTCTTTTTCTTTAATTATGGGATAAATGTCATCTAAAATCACTAAATCTTCTTTATTAAGATTATGACCTAAAGTTTTTAATCCGATACCTTTACTTAAATAAGCCGTCATAGGTGCAAATATATCTCTACCATGAAAAGTATTGCTAGGACTTTGATTAAGCCAATAATTACTATTAGTTAACTCATAAATTTGTTGTGGTTGATACCTATTTAAAACCCCTGTTATTATGCCATTATTGGGACATATTATATAACCTTTCTCAAATGCGATCGCAACTATTTTTCTGTCACTACCAACGGTAGGATCAACTATGGCTAAATGAATGGTATCATCAGGAAAAAAATCCACAGAATTTGCTAAAGCAAAACTAGCGGCGGAGATATTTTGAGGGGGAATATCGTGGGTTAAATCAATAATATCTATATCTGGATTAATTGTTTTTATAATTCCTTTCATCACTCCCACATAAATATCTTGCAAACCAAAATCTGTCAATAAAGTAATCATTATTAATACTATTTTTTTCAATAAAATTAACAGTTAGTATTTAAGAGGATGTTTGAAAAGTCAAAATGGGGATAATAACCAAGAGAATATGATGACTGCGGCGAAGTCGATTGATTTAGGGATTAAATTGGGTAGTCAATCAATCGTTTTATTAATGGCTTGTGTGCCGACAAGGGATGATAAAATCACGGTCACAGTACAAAATTATCCTCCTCAAGGAGAAAATTATTTACCCCCCAATCTGAAGTTAACGGCTTTGGATGGAGATGATAATTTAATTCAGGATACGGTAATTTCAAGAAATTATGATAATTGTATTCAATTAAAACGTTTTACCGCCCCTCATGGTGTTAAGTTTTCTTTAGAAATTAGTTTGAATTAGGTTAGTTTGCGAGAAAATTTTATTTTATAAGTAGGGGAGGAGTTTTAATTTTGCAAGGAAAAGAGATTAAATTACAACCATCGCTATCAAATCTTGTCAATGAAATTCATGCTGTTAATTATTCATGGAAACTAGCCATTGAAATGTTTGATAATAATTATGGCTTGGCACAATCTTTGAGAGACTTAAAAGTTAGGCTACAAATCAGACTTTTACGCAGTTATGCCCCTGAATTTGTTCATTTACAAATTGATCAAGAAACAGAGTCAGAAGAAGCATTATATAGCCTAAAATTATCTTCACCTCTTAACGGATACAGTGATGCGGCACATTTACCTATTCGCGTTGCTGAAAAGATTTTATGCCCTTCAGAATTAAATCAATTTTTATCATAAATTTTTTGAGGAATTATCATTAATGATTATTAGTAATTTGCTTTTAATTACCGTTGTAATTATTTTTCTCGCACTGTTTATATTAGCTGAGTTCATTGCTGTTAACAACTACAGAGGAAATAAGGAATTTGAGACAATAGAGCAGTTAATCAAAAAACTTAATGAGGATGATGCTCAACAAAAAAATAAATTACAAAATAGTCAATTTAAAGAAGAATGGTCATGGATATTAAGACATTTATCGGGTGAAAATAGGAGAGTAGAATTTATACCAAAAAAAGAAAATAATCAATTTATTTTATCTTCTTATCCTAGTATATTAAATCGATCAATTCCACGTAGTCCAGTTTATTATGCTCCAACTTTTCTCACTGCTTTAGGGATTCTCGGTACTTTTTGGGGAATTTTTTCAGGGCTACAAGATATAGGGATTGATGCCATTAATGACACACAAAATTTATTAGACGCATCTAAAACTTTACTATCAGGAATGAGAACAGCTTTTTCTACTTCTTTAGTTGGTTTAGGAAGTGCTAGTTTGATGATGATTGGGTTATGGTGGGGTGGAAAATTAAGACGAGATAGAAGAAATAATTTAAGAAAAAAATTAAATAATATTGCTTATTTAGAATCCCCTCAACAGCTATTATCTCGTTTAGATACATCTTCCATCACTGACGTTGCTGATAGTTTACAGGAAGCAACCAATAGTCTTTCTAGTTTATCTAACTTAACCCCTGATAATATTGCACTAGCTATTCAAAAAGTTATCAGTCAGGAAAAGGTAGCCATAGTTGAGGAATTAAAGGTACAAAATAATAACTTACAAAATCTTACTCCAGAAGCGATCGCCCAAGCAATGACTCCCTTATTAAATCCAATTAACCAGGAAATTATTAAACTACGGGAGAATCAAGAACAACAACAATCAACGATACAACAGTTAGTTAAACAAATGAAAAATGAATTAATTGAGCCTGTTGTGGAAAGATTAGATCAAAGTGCTAAACTCACAGAAAAAGCATCCAATGCCGTCAGAGAATTAAAAGAAGAATTAGGCGGTATTGCTCAAAGTTTAGCAGGTGCAGTAGAGACAATTCAAGAGTTTCAGAAAGATACACTGATAAAATTACAGGATTTTGCCCAAAATTTACAAAATATTTTAAGTCAATTCCGCAATGATACCGAAGGAGTATTAAATAGGGTTGCCGAAGAAATCAATCAAGCAGTAGCTAAAAGTATCGAAGGGATGGAAGCACAAAGAGAAGCATTCAAAACAAGTGCTAATCAAGCATCTGAAACATTTAGAGGTATTCGAGAAGATTTAACCGAAGCCCTCAACACTCAAGCACAACAACAAAAAGAAATGTTAGAAGGTGTAAAAACTTCCACCGAAAGAATTTTACAGGAGGCAAACGAGGTATTTAAAAATCAAAGTGAAACCCTAACCACAGTAGGGGAAGAAGCATCAGCATTAATGAATCAAGCTAAAGACAATCTGTTAGGAACTTTAAATAATATTGATGAAATGTTGCAAAAAACCCGTGAAACTGTACAAATAGAATTAGAGAGATTTCGCCTAGAATATCAAAACGCATTAACAGAATTTTTTGAGCGACAAAACAACTTATTAAACGAAACTCTAGGCAAACAAAGAGATGGTTTAGCTGAAGTGGTTAATGATTTACAAGCAAGTTTTAAAGAAGAAATAACAGTAAGAAAACAAATAAATGAAGAAGTTAATTCTAGTTTAAATAATATTCAAGAAACTGTAAGAATTGTCAGTAATTTAGTTAACGCAACTGGTATGAATTCCAGTGAAAGATTCGCTCAATTAGAAGAATTAGCCCGTACTATAGGCGATGAAGCTACTAAGGTTGAAAGTGCATATCAAAAAATGGAAAATCAATTCAACCGTAGTTTACAACAAAGTAATCAAAAACTTGAACAAATATTAAATCAAATCATCGCAGAATTTGATCAACTTTCTGCTCAAACTAATAAGCAAATTAATGACTATTTAGCTTTAGCAGGAGATAGTTATGGTAAGAGTTTTCAACAAGCAGATTCCGCTATGGCTAATGTTTGTAGCCAACTAAATGAAACCTCAATTGGCTTAGTTGAAGTTTCTAAATATTTAGTCGCTTCTGCTAATGAATTAAAGGACAAAAATCATAATTAAATAATTAGTTAGTAACTAAATTAAAGGAGATATTTACTGTGTTTAATAATTTATTTGAATCGGAAACTGATGAAGAATTATTAGAAGAACAAGATTCTGGTGTTTGGCTTTCTGTTGGCGATTTAATGTCAGGTTTGCTAATGTTTTTTGCCTTATTATTTATTGCTGTTTCAGCACAATTAGTTGAGTATGATAATGTTATCAAAAAAATTCCGTTAGCTATTATTGAAGCCACTAAAAATATAGAAGGTGTTGGTGATAGTATTAAAGTAGATCCTAATGGTGATTTAAGTTTAGATGATAAAATTTTATTTGACGAAGGAAAAGCCACTTTAAAACCTGAAGGGAAGCAATTTTTAAAACTCTTTATTCCTGTTTATAGTCAAACTATTTTTACTGATGAAATATTTGATGAACAAGTATCAAGAATAATTATTGAAGGACATACAAGTTCAAAAGGAGAAGAAAAAGATAATATGGAGTTAAGTTTTCAAAGAGCTTTAGCCGTAATTGAATATATTAATACAATTGAATTTCCTGAAAAAAATCAATTTAAAAAAAAATTGTTAGCCGCCGGGAGAGGAGAAATAGATGCCGAGAAATCTTTTGATAATCCTCAAGATAGAAAAGTGATGTTTCGCTTTCAATTTAAAAGAGAAGATTTAACCACGATATTTCAAAATAAAATAAAGCAAAATAAAGAACAATAATCAACTGATGAAACTTTTGAAACTTTTTACTTCTCGACTAGATTTACCACCAATAAAAAAAATAAAACCCATTGAATTAATTAAATTAACAACGGGGAATAGTTCTGAAAAATTAGAACCACCTACTTTACCTATTGAGGTTGATTTAAACACTAATAGTTTACCACGTAAAATAGATGAGATTATGAATGATATTTTGCATCATAACTCAGAAAATATTGGTTTATTAGAATGGATTTATTGTTTATTTTCTAAAGCAAATTGGGATTTATCTAATTCATCCCAAAGTAGCATTACTTCTCAATTAATTTGGCACACTGCTCAGAAAAATCCAGAACTTAAAAATCTTTTATTATGGCGATTAGTTGTTTATTATTTTAATAACGATGATAAAATCTTAGCTCCCTCATTAGTCAATACATTTGATGCACATTTTAATCCTCAAAATAAGCAAGATAAGTTAACTGTCAAAATTATTAATTTACTTAAATATCCATCGTCTTATCAAAAAATTGCGGAGCTTTGTTTTTCTCATAATTTATTACCAGAAGATTTATTAAAACAACAATTATTACCTTGGAATCTAAAAATCAATGGTGAAATTAGTTTAGTTGATAAAATTAAAACTTATTTTTCTAAAAGTTTTTCTAATATAAAAAATCCGAATAATCAACAAGCTAATTTACTCTTAAAGTCTTTAGAAACAATCTCAATTAATCATCAATCAAGTTTAGTAGAAAATATTTTAAATCATGTATCTCCTAAAGTTGGCATTCAGTTTGTTGAGTTAGTTAAATGGTTGCGTGATAATTATAGTTTAACCAGTACAAATTCTCGTTGGAATGAGTTATCCCATTCAGGCAAATTAGCTTTAAAAAAGTGGATTGGTGCTGTTAATTATAAAGACTTTGAACAGTTAGTTGAGGTAATAATAAAGCGTATTTATCTTGAATATTGGGAAATAAATCAATTGATAAAAAGAAAAATATTTTGGTCTAATTATACAGATAGATTTGAAAGAATTAGGATCTTATTGCCATCTTCATCTATGCAAATGATTAATAACAATATTGATTTCGAGGAAATATCAGAATTAAAGGCTGATGGAAGTGAAGATACAGAAATTTGTATCTTTGATTTTGAAGAACATATAATTGTAGAATTTTTTAGAGGAAAAGGTAGTGAAACTAGAATATTTACTAAAACCGAAGAATTAGAGAATTTACTATTTTACAGCAATGAGATTTCGATTAAACAATTAAGAAATTTATCTATTGCAAGAAATGATATTCATGATCATCAATATTGTTGGCAAAATGATTGTGAAAGCCTTTTAAGAAGCAAGGACATATTCCCAAATGAGGGAATAAGATATTTTAAAATAGTAGAAGATAAACGTGGATTTCCCTATGATTTTGAAACAGGAATGTCACCTCTTTATTCAGATCAAATTGAGGAAAGAGAGCGAAAACTATATTATTGGAGACGAGATATTAGAGAATTAGAAGCAGAAGCTAAAAAGTATATTGGAACTTCCACAGTAGTTGTGTTGTGAAAAATTAATAGAAAATAACTTTTAAAAAGTTTGCCTGAAAAGGCTTATAGCTAAAAAAATAAAAGTTTATAAAAATTAAATTTAATAATTCCCTTTTGCCTTTTGCCTTTTTTACTAAAAATTTATCATACTCAAAGTCGAAGATCCAAAATTAATTCTTTTTCTGATAAATAAAAAAATTTAGTTTATAAAGAATTGGGATTAATTACTTCAATTTGATTACAATGAATAAAATCATCTATGTTAAAAGTATAAATCTTCCGAATACCATGACTTAACATAATCCCAACATGGATAAGATCAAAAATTTGACCATTGATAACAGGGTTAGCTTCCAATAAATCCATCCAAATATCAAACAAATTAGGAGGAGTTGACAACAGAGAAACGTGAGGCATTTGATAAATTCTTCTCATGCGATATAACGCCTCGTTTGGAGTTAATGGATTCGCCAAAATGTTACGATTTGTTAGGTAGGAATAAAACTCCGCCATTACTGAAGAAGAAATACTCTGTGTTTCTTTACTATTTGGTCTAAATATTTCTAGGGCAAGTTTATGTTGAGGTGCTTTAGTGTTAGCCATATAGGCTAAAATATTGGTATCAACGTAAATTCCGTTAGCTTCTGTTGCCATAAAGAATTCTGCGGTTAAAAGGTTGAAGAATTTCACTTTCAAAAAATATATCATCAAAATTGCTCATTTCTATTGTTTCTGAAATGTTACAATTTGAGGCTTCTTGATGATTTTGCTGTTTAAATTTTTCAATAATATCTTGCAAATATGCTATTTGTTCAGATTTCAAGTCATTGAGGTTAAGGGTTTGATTTTGATAATTCATAGTAGATGAAGATTTACTAATAATAGAATCAAGTATAACTTCTTTTTAAGAGGATGTTTGAAAAGTCAAAAAGGTACTATGGATAGTATAATTATCTTTGAGCAAAATATTTAATTTTATGATAGCACTTTCTACTGATTATCTTTGTGGTATGACAGATGATCAGTTTGACTTAATTTTTCCACTCATTCCTCCCCCAAAAAGTGTTGGAAGACCTCGTGAAGTTGATATTCGGGCTGTAATCAATGCGATTTTTTATGTCTTATGTAACTGATTACACCAGATATAAACTTTTCAAACATCCCCTAATTTAACACTTGATAAAATAGCTCAAACTAAATAGGGGTTGAGAAAAAAGAGGTGTTACCAAGGATAAGCAACAGGCAAGAGTTTAAAATACCTACAAATCAAAGACTTGAGCCGTAATAATGATTTTTTATAAATTGCTATTTGTTTCAATTATTTTTGATTTAGATATAGAAATAGGGCTAAAGCCCTCACTACAAACCCTTTAATATTAGAAAGCTATAGAATAGTGATAATGTTGATTCAGATAAATTAGGTAATGGCTCGAATTTTATACTTTCTTCCTCTATTAATTATTTTGGCAGGATGTAGCGGTAATCAGGCTTTAGAATCTCGTTTTGCCCCTGATTCTCAATTGAGTACAAATAATACCGCTAATACTACTGATGGAGATAATAATCCTAATAAGACCAATAATTCGACATTAGCCGATAATCCAGAAAAAAATCGTGATAAGATTAACCTTCCATCTAACTTTCCCCAAATTATTCCTATTTACGAACCATCCACTCTAATTAATGTTAACCAACAAACCATTAAATGGCGATCGCCTGACCCCTTAAATTTAATAGTAAATTATTACCAACAAGAGTTATCAGCAAATAACTGGCAAATAACCAAATCCCAAGAAAACTCAATTGATGCAACCCATCAAGGGGATAATCTAACCTTAAGTCTTATCCTTACTCCTCAAGGTAGTGACACAGAGTTGTCTTTAACTTATAGTAATTCAGAAAGTAGCAATAATAACTCTTTAAATACTTCTACAGAAAATACTGTTAGTCAGGATTTAACCTCACCCCTACAGGAATTAGTCAGATTAGGTATTATTTCCAACTCAGAAGCGATAAACCCCTATGAGACTATTTCTCGCCGAGAATATGCCCGTTGGTTGGTGCAAACTAATAATCTTCTTTTTCAAGATGTTAACGGTAAACTAATTCGTGAAGCTAATCCCAATAGTAAACCTATTTTTAGTGATGTACCAGTTTCAGATCCAGATTTTGCCATGATACAAGGATTAGCCGAAGCAGGTTTAATACCCTCTCCCCTATTAAAACAAGGAGAATTTACCAGTTTTAATCCAGATAAACCATTAACAAGGGAAAATTTGATTACTTGGAAAGTGCCTTTAGATTTCCGAGAAAAATTGCCTAATGTTACTTTAGATGCTTTAAAGGAAACATGGGGATTTCAAGATTTAAGTAAAATAGATCCTTGGGCTTGGTCTGCATTATACTTAGATTGGCAAAATGGTGAATCCGCCAACACAAGAAAAGCCTTTGGTTATATTATTTTGTTTCAACCTCAAAAAGAGGTTACTTATGACGAAGCCGCAAGAGTTTTAAGTAGTTTTGGCACAAATACGGATATTAGTTATCTGAAAAATGTCAATAAATAGATTGTTTTTCGGCGAAACGGAGATAAGAGGGGGAAATTGGGGCTTGGGGTATTAGGGCATTGGGGAGTAATGAGTAATGAGTTAGGAGTTATTACTCACCTTAATAATATTTACCTTTGCTTCTTGCCTCTTACCCTTTTTTTGATTGCTGATTGAATTATGCAGTTTGTCCGATACGAGGTTCTTTTCCTGATAAGATACGATCGATGTTACTGCGATGTCTAATAATAACGTAACTAGCGGCAATGATAGCGAAAACAATATAAGGGGCAGTAGGTTGTAAAAGCCACATTAATATATTAACTGCGATCGCAGCACTGATAGAACTAAGAGAAACAATTTTTGATATAGACAATACAATTACAAACACTCCTAAAGTACCTAATCCCAAAAAGGGATTCATAGTGAGTAAAATTCCCAAGCTAATGGCGGCGGATTTACCCCCAGAAAATTTTAACCAAATAGATTTACTATGACCTAAAACAGCTAATAAAGATGCGATCGCAATTAACCAATCCTGCCATTGTATCGGTAATATTTCCCCGCCACCATAAATGAAAAATAATTTTACACTGGCGACTGCCAAAACTCCCTTTAACATATCTATTAATAACACCGTCAGTGCCGCCCCTTTTCCTACGGTTCTTAATACATTTGTTGCTCCTGTAGAACCTGAGCCATATTCCCTAATATCAATGCCTTTTAAAACCAAAGCCACTAAATAACCAGTGGGAATAGAACCCAAAAAATAGGCAAAGAGAATCAAGCCAAAACTGATAAGAAGTGAAAAAGTCATGACAAAACCTGTTGAACACTGACATATATTATCAGGGATCATGGATATTTAGACAAATGCCCTCATGGAATTTACATAAACCGTAGCCAATAAAAAATATGATCAAAAATTTATGATGTGCGGTTTATATTTTCTGTATTATTGAGTAAGTTTCACATTTTAATTATTAAGTGAATGAGAATTTTTAGTTATTGCTTTAAAAGATAAAAATATAGATAAGTTCGGGTAAACTGAGCAAAAAAGAAAGAGTTTATTTCAAATATCAGCAGGTTTAAAAACTTTCAGGAAATTTTTTATGACTAATAGAAAAATAGCTTTAATTACTGGTGTTACAGGGCAAGATGGTTCTTATTTAAGTGAACTATTATTAGAAAAGGGTTATGAGGTTCACGGTATTATTAGACGAACTTCCACCTTCAATACTGATAGAATTGATCACATTTATCAAGAT is a window from the Cyanobacterium sp. Dongsha4 genome containing:
- a CDS encoding phage holin family protein produces the protein MPPFLITLIITAISMMITAYIIPGIVISNITAALIAALVFGIVNAIVKPILILFTLPATILTLGLFLFVINAICFYLAAYFTPGLTINNFVDALLGSIVLSLISSFLNNQF
- a CDS encoding SAM-dependent chlorinase/fluorinase, with the protein product MITLLTDFGLQDIYVGVMKGIIKTINPDIDIIDLTHDIPPQNISAASFALANSVDFFPDDTIHLAIVDPTVGSDRKIVAIAFEKGYIICPNNGIITGVLNRYQPQQIYELTNSNYWLNQSPSNTFHGRDIFAPMTAYLSKGIGLKTLGHNLNKEDLVILDDIYPIIKEKEIIGSIQYIDTYGNLITNITAKMLENKYW
- a CDS encoding DUF1822 family protein, whose amino-acid sequence is MKSQNGDNNQENMMTAAKSIDLGIKLGSQSIVLLMACVPTRDDKITVTVQNYPPQGENYLPPNLKLTALDGDDNLIQDTVISRNYDNCIQLKRFTAPHGVKFSLEISLN
- a CDS encoding OmpA family protein, producing MFNNLFESETDEELLEEQDSGVWLSVGDLMSGLLMFFALLFIAVSAQLVEYDNVIKKIPLAIIEATKNIEGVGDSIKVDPNGDLSLDDKILFDEGKATLKPEGKQFLKLFIPVYSQTIFTDEIFDEQVSRIIIEGHTSSKGEEKDNMELSFQRALAVIEYINTIEFPEKNQFKKKLLAAGRGEIDAEKSFDNPQDRKVMFRFQFKREDLTTIFQNKIKQNKEQ
- a CDS encoding EH signature domain-containing protein, with the protein product MKLLKLFTSRLDLPPIKKIKPIELIKLTTGNSSEKLEPPTLPIEVDLNTNSLPRKIDEIMNDILHHNSENIGLLEWIYCLFSKANWDLSNSSQSSITSQLIWHTAQKNPELKNLLLWRLVVYYFNNDDKILAPSLVNTFDAHFNPQNKQDKLTVKIINLLKYPSSYQKIAELCFSHNLLPEDLLKQQLLPWNLKINGEISLVDKIKTYFSKSFSNIKNPNNQQANLLLKSLETISINHQSSLVENILNHVSPKVGIQFVELVKWLRDNYSLTSTNSRWNELSHSGKLALKKWIGAVNYKDFEQLVEVIIKRIYLEYWEINQLIKRKIFWSNYTDRFERIRILLPSSSMQMINNNIDFEEISELKADGSEDTEICIFDFEEHIIVEFFRGKGSETRIFTKTEELENLLFYSNEISIKQLRNLSIARNDIHDHQYCWQNDCESLLRSKDIFPNEGIRYFKIVEDKRGFPYDFETGMSPLYSDQIEERERKLYYWRRDIRELEAEAKKYIGTSTVVVL
- a CDS encoding type II toxin-antitoxin system VapC family toxin, producing MATEANGIYVDTNILAYMANTKAPQHKLALEIFRPNSKETQSISSSVMAEFYSYLTNRNILANPLTPNEALYRMRRIYQMPHVSLLSTPPNLFDIWMDLLEANPVINGQIFDLIHVGIMLSHGIRKIYTFNIDDFIHCNQIEVINPNSL
- a CDS encoding transposase: MIALSTDYLCGMTDDQFDLIFPLIPPPKSVGRPREVDIRAVINAIFYVLCN
- a CDS encoding S-layer protein, which codes for MARILYFLPLLIILAGCSGNQALESRFAPDSQLSTNNTANTTDGDNNPNKTNNSTLADNPEKNRDKINLPSNFPQIIPIYEPSTLINVNQQTIKWRSPDPLNLIVNYYQQELSANNWQITKSQENSIDATHQGDNLTLSLILTPQGSDTELSLTYSNSESSNNNSLNTSTENTVSQDLTSPLQELVRLGIISNSEAINPYETISRREYARWLVQTNNLLFQDVNGKLIREANPNSKPIFSDVPVSDPDFAMIQGLAEAGLIPSPLLKQGEFTSFNPDKPLTRENLITWKVPLDFREKLPNVTLDALKETWGFQDLSKIDPWAWSALYLDWQNGESANTRKAFGYIILFQPQKEVTYDEAARVLSSFGTNTDISYLKNVNK
- the plsY gene encoding glycerol-3-phosphate 1-O-acyltransferase PlsY — protein: MTFSLLISFGLILFAYFLGSIPTGYLVALVLKGIDIREYGSGSTGATNVLRTVGKGAALTVLLIDMLKGVLAVASVKLFFIYGGGEILPIQWQDWLIAIASLLAVLGHSKSIWLKFSGGKSAAISLGILLTMNPFLGLGTLGVFVIVLSISKIVSLSSISAAIAVNILMWLLQPTAPYIVFAIIAASYVIIRHRSNIDRILSGKEPRIGQTA